GGGAGAATAACGATTTATGAGAGGAATCTTGTTTGCTTTTCTGGGAGGCGCTTGTATTACGTTACAGGGGGTAGCGAATACACGGATTAGCCAGGATATCGGGACATGGCAGGCGGCTACCGTTACTCAGCTAATAGGTTTTATTTTGGCAGCATCAGTTTGGATGTTTACAAAGGATGGCCGTGTGTCTGAAATGAAAGAGGTAAAGCCGATGTATCTTTGGGGTGGTGCTTTTGCGGCTATCATTATATTTAGTGAAGTCACAGCCATTCAACATATTGGGGTTACGTTCACAATCTCGGCGCTGTTGATTGCTCAGTTATGTTTAACCTTCCTGGTAGACATCAAAGGATGGTTCGGCATAGTGAAGCAGAAGATGAAGCTGCCACAATTTATAGGTATTGGTATGATGATCGCGGGTGTCATTATATTAAAACTCTAAAATAAAACTTTATTTATAGAAAAAGCTTAGAACGTAGAAAATGAAGGTGAGCTAAGCAATGAGAGAAATTCAGGATCAAGAGCAGCTAAAGTATTTTTTGCATCTGCATCAGTTAGAATCCATACTCTACGAGCCACTACATCCCTATTTGTCGCTGCATCGTTTGGAGCAAGGGGAAAAGCTCTGTTCGCAGGGGGACGCCATTGAGCATCTGTATATTCTGGTGCAGGGCAAGGTAAAAATTTTTACCAGCTCTACAGAAGGAAAGACTCTGATCCTTTGCTTCAAAACACCGATCGAGGTCATAGGAGATGTTGAATATATTCGTAATAGTCACGTCATCAATACAGTAGAGGCAGTGTCGCCGATCTATGTGATTGGTGTTCATCATCAATGGATGAATAAGTACGGCAGAGATTATGCTCCTTTGCTGCAATTTCTATTGGATATTGTCACGCGGAAGTTTTGCCTGGACTCTGATTTCTCCAATTTCAACCTGATGTATCCGGTGGAAGTTAGGCTTGCGAGCTACCTGCTATCTGTTTCTTTTGACGAATCCAATTCTGCCTTTCATGAGGAACTACGGGCATCCAGTCTGGTGGATGTGGCGAATTTGATCGGAACCAGCTACAGACACCTCAACCGTGTCATTCGCAAGATGATCGAAGAGGGATTGGTTGAACGGGCAAAAGGCTATATTGTCATTAAGGACAGAAAAGGTTTGAGTGAACTGGCTGGCCATAATATTTATGAATCGTTGTAATCATAGTGCTTTGAATAAGTGCAGCACAATAAAGGGACTATCAAGGGAGAGTTAAATATGTTATTAGGGCTTATATTGGCAGTTATCGCAGGTGCTTTGGTCAGTCTGCAAACGATATTCAATAATAAGGTGAATGAGCGGACAGGTTCATGGGCCACAACGACATTGGTACTGGGAACAGGGTTCTTGGCTTCCTTGCTCGGAAGTCTTATTTTTGAAGGGAAAAATACATTTGCTTTACAGCATATGCAGCTGTGGTACTGGTTCAGTGGCATGATTGGTGTCGGCGTTGTGTTCTGTCTGGTGCAAGGAATGAAGCGACTTGGCCCTACCTATGCGATCTCCATCGTATTGACGGCACAATTAGGTACAGCCTTGTTGTGGGATTCATTAGGATGGCTTGGACTAGAGAAGATTCCGTTTACCTTCAATAAGTTGATTGGTGTATTGGTCATTATCGGTGGTATTCTCGTTTTCAAATTTGGACATGGGCGTACAAAGGAACCACAAGAAAATATTACAACTATACCTGATTCGATGAAGAGCTAAAGAAGGTTGTGATGACCTTAATCCTGCTTGATTGGGGTCCCACTTTCGGAGGGGTATTTTGCATTTTGCAGAGAAGCTGCATCTTAAGCAGGTGCTGCTTTTCGATCCCATAGGCAAAGAAAAATGTTCACGGTCATGTATATATTTTTCCATCCATGATACAATGAAAATATCTTAAAATAGTGCTTTAAGGGCCTAGATATTTGATATATGAGATGATAAATAGATCGGTTACCGTGTTCGGGAACGGTCTTATTTGTGCTTCACGAACCTGATGGAATGCACAGATTGACTTTGGATGAGGTGGAACATAGATGAGTAATACAGAAAATAAAAAGGGATCACCTGACGGCTCAGACAGATCCGGCTCTTTGTTGCCTGCCACGCAGACAGGTGAACGGAAAATTGAGCATGTCCGCCTTTGTCTGCAGGAAGATGTGGCCGGACACGGCATTACCAGCGGACTGGAGCGGTATAGTTTTAAGCACTGCGCTTTGCCGGAGCTACATTTTGACGAGGTGCGTCTGGATACAACTTTTATGGGACGCGCTGTACGGACACCGCTGCTCATCAGTTCTATGACTGGCGGCAGCGCGGAGACAGGAGCGATTAATGAGCGATTGGCAGAGACCGCAGAAAGACGCGGCTGGGCATTGGGCGTCGGCTCTGTACGAGCTGCGGTGGAAAAAGAGGAATTGGCTTCAACCTTTGCGGTCCGCCGTCTAGCGCCCAGCATCCCGATCCTTGCCAATCTGGGTGCAGTGCAGCTGAACTACGGGTTTGGTGTGGACGATTGCCAGCGTGCAGTGGAAATTGCCGGAGCGGATATGTTGGTGCTGCATTTGAACGGCTTGCAGGAGATATTCCAACCTGAGGGGAATTTGGATTTTAGCAGGTTGCTTGAGCGCATTGAGGAGTTGTGTCGTCGTCTTTCGGTGCCTGTAGGCGTGAAGGAAGTAGGCTGGGGCATAGATGGTGAGACGGCATCGAGATTATATGATGCAGGCGCTGCTTTTATTGATGTCGCTGGTGCGGGCGGGACAAGCTGGAGCCAAGTGGAGAAATTTCGCAATCCTGATCCTGTGCGCCGTGCAGCGGCAGAGGCGTTCGCCGATTGGGGCAATTCGACCGCTGATTGTATCGTGGAGGTTAGAGCAGCCCAGCCTAATGGCGCTCTGATCGGTAGCGGTGGATTGAAAAACGGTGTCGATGCTGCGAAGGCACTTGCTTTGGGCGCTGACATGGCAGGCTTCGGTCGCTCTTTGCTTGGCTCGGCGGTCACCTCCAGCGAGGCATTGGAAGCGCGATTGGAGCAAGTAGAGCTGGAATTGCGTACAGTCATGTTTGGCATCGGAGTAGCTGGGATCGAAGGTCTTAAAGAAACGACCAGACTAAGAAAGAAGGCGAACGGATGAGTGGATTCATTAAGTTGGTTCCGATGAACGCAGAGCAGTATGATCGCTTTGAGCAACGCTCGCTCGCAGATTACGCGGAAGAGAAAATCCAGGCAGGCGCGTGGACGGTGGAAGAGGCACCAGAACGGGCAAAGGAAAGCTTTGCAACATTTTTGCCACAAAGACTGGATACGCCCCATGCTCACCTGTACATGCTTGAGTATTCAGATAGTGTGGGTCAAGGCTCCGAGGAAGCGGGATATATCTGGTTCAACATTACAGAAGGTACGCAAGGCAAAGAAGCTTTTTTGCTGGATATTCTCGTTTACGATTCATATCAGGGGCGAGGCCTGGGTACGTTGACGATGCAGGCGTTGGAACAAGAAGCTCGGAGGCTGGGTGCGGTTCGCATCGGTCTGCATGTATTTGGGCATAATGAGCGGGCTTTACATGTATATCGCAAGTCTGGTTATCGGGTTACGGATATCCAGATGAGCAAGGAAATCTAAATAAAGCTATCTAAATAGGGATGCAGCAAAATCCTAAATTCACAGCCGTATGCTTGCCGCATGTATAGGTTCTCCTATATAATGTGGGTTGGTAAACTAACAGAGGGTATAGCGCATATTTTATATAAACGGGAGTTGTTCTGATTATGGCTTTAAAAGCGGGGATCGTGGGTCTGCCGAACGTGGGCAAATCAACACTGTTTAACGCAATAACGCAGGCGGGGGCGGAATCCGCAAACTATCCATTTTGTACAATTGACCCTAATGTAGGGGTCGTTGAAGTACCGGACGAGCGACTGGATAAGCTGACTGAACTGGTAGTACCGAACAAAACGGTACCAACGGCTTTTGAATTTGTTGATATTGCAGGACTTGTACGAGGTGCCAGCAAAGGCGAGGGTTTGGGTAACAAGTTTTTGGCTCATATTCGCGAAGTAGATGCCATTGTTCATGTGGTACGCTGCTTTGAAGATGAGAATATTACTCATGTGGACGGCAAAATTGATCCAATCAGCGATATTCAGACGATTAATCTAGAATTGATTCTGGCGGATATCGAAAGTGTAGACAAGCGCATTGATCGTTCCCGTAAGAACATGAAGGGCGGCAACAAGCAGTATGCCCAAGAGGTTGAAGTACTGGAACGGATCAAGGAATCGCTGTATGCCGACAAACCTGCACGTAGCGTAGAATTGTCAGAAGACGAAAAGCTAATTATACGCGACCTTCATTTGCTCACGATGAAGCCTGTATTGTACGCGGCTAATGTCAGTGAAGATGGTGTAACGGAAGCTGACAGCAATCCATATGTGCAAAAGGTACGTGAATTTGCAGTAGCGGAAAATGCTGAAGTGGTACCGATCAGTGCCAAAGTAGAGGCTGAAATTGCTGAGCTGGAAGGCGAAGACAAGGCAATGTTCCTTGAGGAGCTGGGGCTGGCTGAATCTGGTCTGAACCGTCTGATCAAAGCAGCTTACCGCTTGCTGGGACTGTATACGTATTTCACAGCAGGTGTGCAGGAAGTACGCGCATGGACTATTCACAAAGGAACAAAAGCACCTGGCGCTGCGGGCGTAATCCACTCGGATTTTGAACGCGGATTTATTCGCGCTGAGGTTGTATCCTACGATGACTTGGTCGCTGCTGGATCTATGAACGGGGCCAAAGAACGTGGTCAGCTTCGTTTGGAAGGCAAGGAATATGTGGTTCAGGACGGAGACGTTATGCATTTCCGTTTTAATGTTTAGGATGCATCTCGGCGTATAGCAAACAGGGTTTATATACAAACATATTAGGTCATTGTATACGTGTTATCCGCATGTACTAACTTACTTAGTCGCTGCCTGTCCCGGGCGGCGACTTTTTATTTGATTCGTATTCCTTTTTCCTGATTGAGAGTTTGTTACCAAATCTTTAGCGGAATTTTGTTTATTCGACTTCAATTGATTTGTTGATTTTTGCAAAATTCTAAATTAGCAAGTATTTTATGTAGCTAATTAATTGATTAGTTGTTATAATAAAGAGCTGTAGCCAGTGAATTTAAAGCTGGTTTCATATTAATTTAACTGAAGAGGTGAATCGCTTGTTGGACCGATTGCAATCATTGGCGGACCGCTACGATAAACTGAGCGAACTGCTCTGCGATCCGGATGTGGCGAACGATAGCAAAAAACTTAGAGATTATTCCAAAGAACAGTCTGATTTACAGCCTGCTTATGAAGCATATACCGAATATAAAACTGTCGTTGAGGAGCTGGACGCTGCTAAAGCCATGCAGGCTGAAAAGCTTGACGACGAGATGCGTGAAATGGTCAAAATGGAGATCGAAGAGCTGAGTGCCCGTAAGCGGGAACTGGACGAGAAAATCCGCATTTTGCTGCTGCCGAAGGACCCGAACGATGATAAGAACGTTATTATCGAAATTCGTGGTGCTGCCGGTGGGGACGAGGCTGCACTGTTTGCAGCGGACTTGTACCGGATGTACACTCGTTATGCAGATACACAAGGCTGGCGTGTAGAATTGATGGATGCGAACATGAATGACCTTGGAGGCTTTAAAGAGGTTATTTTCATGATTAATGGACGCGGTGCCTATAGCAAAATGAAATTCGAAAGCGGCGCACACCGTGTACAGCGGATTCCGACAACAGAATCTGGCGGACGTATTCATACGTCTACCTCCACGGTTTCCGTGATGCCTGAGGCAGAGGAAGTGGATATCGAAATTTTAGATAAGGATATCCGCGTGGATACTTTCTGCTCCAGCGGTGCGGGCGGTCAGTCCGTTAATACAACCAAGTCGGCGGTGCGTGTAACGCATATGCCAACAGGTATTGTGGCAACCTGCCAGGACGGCAAATCCCAGAACTCCAACAAGGAGAAGGCGCTGCAAGTTTTGCGTGCCCGTATTTCGGATATGATGCGTCAGGAAGAGGAAGCCAAATATGCAGGCGAGCGTAAGAGCAAAGTAGGTACCGGGGATCGCAGTGAGCGTATACGTACTTACAACTTCCCGCAAAGCCGTGTAACGGATCATCGCATTGGTTTGACCATGCACAAGCTGGACCAGGTGATGAACGGAGAGATCGAAGAAATCGTATCAGCACTCACGATTGCAGAGCAGGCTGATTTGATGGAACAAGAGGTTTAAGTTTTGGGGAACGAACGCGATTGTGTGTATCGGATGCCGCCGGAACGGAACATGAGTGTCAGAGAAGCCTTAGTTGAGGCTTCTTCTTTTTTAGGAAGTTGCGGCGTGTTGGAGCCGCAGCATAATGCCCGCTTGCTGCTGGAACATGTGCTTGGGCTGGAAGGTACGAGGTTTTACGCCGCTCTGGGCGATCCGTTCCCTTCCTCCGTTAAGGAGACGTGGGAACGGATCATCGCCCGCAAAGCTGCGGGTGAACCGGCGCAGTATATTATCGGACGGCAGGAATTTTATGGCCGCCCGTTCGCGGTTTCACCGTCGGTGCTGATTCCGCGACCCGAGACAGAGCTGCTCGTCGAGGCGATACTCCAGCACGGTGACCGGCTGTGGCCGAGCAGTGCTCCGCACGCGCTCGACATTGGCACGGGTAGCGGCGCGATTGCCGTGACGCTGGCAGCTGAGCGGCCGCGCTGGCACGTAGCAGCGGGTGATATTTCTGCTGCTGCGCTCGAAATGGCGTCCCAGAACGCCGCCGCAAACGGCGCAGCCGTAGAATTCCGCGAGGGCGATCTACTGGTGCCGTTTGCGGGAACAGCGGTGGACATCCTCGTGTCCAACCCGCCATATATCCCGGCTGCTGACATCGCTGGCTTGCAGCCAGAGGTGCGCGACCATGAGCCGCGAATGGCGCTGGATGGCGGCCCTGACGGGCTTGGCCCGTATCGGGCAATGCTGGAGCAGCTTGGGCTCCTTCAGGCCCCACCCCGGCTAATCGGGTTTGAGCTGGGGATGGGACAGGCCAGAGACGTGGCTGGCCTGCTGGAACAGGCAGGTCATTGGAAGAACATTCTAATCATTCCTGACCTTGCGGGGATCGAGCGACATGTCCTAGGCGTCTCGGAGTAATGCTGCATTTTCTTTTTGCGAGTCTTTCCTTTAGAATAAGAGGAGTATGACCGAGAAACGGCTCAGGGGGAAATCATGCTTCAGAAATTGAAAAAAATTGATGGTCCGGTTATTTTTATTCTGGTTTTGCTCATGGCGATTAGTATCATAACGGTATACAGTGCTGGTAGGGGTCCTACGAACTTGGCAGAGCACGGCAACGATTACCAGAAGATGATCGGGTATTATATATTGGGCTTTGTAGCGATCTTGGGTTTAGCGATAGTTGATTTTCGGATATTCATTAAAAAAGCCTTGTATGTATATGGAGGCGGGATATTTCTGCTGATTCTCGGCTTTTTTGGCGGGACGGTTAATAACTCTCAAGGCTTTTTGAAAATTGGTGGCTTAAATCTCCAGCCTGCTGAGGTATTCAAGCTGGTTCTTATCATTTTTTTGGCGTATATGCTGATTAAAAAGCGCAAGAGCAAGCTGTATTTTATTCAGGATGTTCTTCCAGTTGCTCTAGTGAGCTTTGTCCCATTTGCCATGGTCATGGCACAAAATGACTTGGGTAATGCGCTCGGTTACATTGTCATCGTCATTGGTATGCTATGGATTGGTAATGTGAAGGCATCCCATGCGCTAATCGGATTTATCGTATTTGCAGTCGCCGTTGGTGGCGGGATCAAAGCGTATATTTCGTTTCATGATGAGATTGATTCCTTTATGAAAGGCATTGGACGTAGTCACTGGGTAGAGCGTTTAGACCCTTGGCTGGTACCAGAAGAAGCGACTGCGAAGGCATCTTATCATACGAAAAATGCCAAACTGGCCATAGCTTCTGGCGGAATGATGGGCAAGGGCTTCTTGCAGGGAACTTCGGTACAGTCCGGACGTGTTCCCTATACCTATGCGGATTCTATTTTTGTAGT
This window of the Paenibacillus polymyxa genome carries:
- the ychF gene encoding redox-regulated ATPase YchF is translated as MALKAGIVGLPNVGKSTLFNAITQAGAESANYPFCTIDPNVGVVEVPDERLDKLTELVVPNKTVPTAFEFVDIAGLVRGASKGEGLGNKFLAHIREVDAIVHVVRCFEDENITHVDGKIDPISDIQTINLELILADIESVDKRIDRSRKNMKGGNKQYAQEVEVLERIKESLYADKPARSVELSEDEKLIIRDLHLLTMKPVLYAANVSEDGVTEADSNPYVQKVREFAVAENAEVVPISAKVEAEIAELEGEDKAMFLEELGLAESGLNRLIKAAYRLLGLYTYFTAGVQEVRAWTIHKGTKAPGAAGVIHSDFERGFIRAEVVSYDDLVAAGSMNGAKERGQLRLEGKEYVVQDGDVMHFRFNV
- a CDS encoding Crp/Fnr family transcriptional regulator: MREIQDQEQLKYFLHLHQLESILYEPLHPYLSLHRLEQGEKLCSQGDAIEHLYILVQGKVKIFTSSTEGKTLILCFKTPIEVIGDVEYIRNSHVINTVEAVSPIYVIGVHHQWMNKYGRDYAPLLQFLLDIVTRKFCLDSDFSNFNLMYPVEVRLASYLLSVSFDESNSAFHEELRASSLVDVANLIGTSYRHLNRVIRKMIEEGLVERAKGYIVIKDRKGLSELAGHNIYESL
- a CDS encoding DMT family transporter codes for the protein MLLGLILAVIAGALVSLQTIFNNKVNERTGSWATTTLVLGTGFLASLLGSLIFEGKNTFALQHMQLWYWFSGMIGVGVVFCLVQGMKRLGPTYAISIVLTAQLGTALLWDSLGWLGLEKIPFTFNKLIGVLVIIGGILVFKFGHGRTKEPQENITTIPDSMKS
- a CDS encoding DMT family transporter — translated: MRGILFAFLGGACITLQGVANTRISQDIGTWQAATVTQLIGFILAASVWMFTKDGRVSEMKEVKPMYLWGGAFAAIIIFSEVTAIQHIGVTFTISALLIAQLCLTFLVDIKGWFGIVKQKMKLPQFIGIGMMIAGVIILKL
- the fni gene encoding type 2 isopentenyl-diphosphate Delta-isomerase, which produces MSNTENKKGSPDGSDRSGSLLPATQTGERKIEHVRLCLQEDVAGHGITSGLERYSFKHCALPELHFDEVRLDTTFMGRAVRTPLLISSMTGGSAETGAINERLAETAERRGWALGVGSVRAAVEKEELASTFAVRRLAPSIPILANLGAVQLNYGFGVDDCQRAVEIAGADMLVLHLNGLQEIFQPEGNLDFSRLLERIEELCRRLSVPVGVKEVGWGIDGETASRLYDAGAAFIDVAGAGGTSWSQVEKFRNPDPVRRAAAEAFADWGNSTADCIVEVRAAQPNGALIGSGGLKNGVDAAKALALGADMAGFGRSLLGSAVTSSEALEARLEQVELELRTVMFGIGVAGIEGLKETTRLRKKANG
- a CDS encoding GNAT family N-acetyltransferase, coding for MSGFIKLVPMNAEQYDRFEQRSLADYAEEKIQAGAWTVEEAPERAKESFATFLPQRLDTPHAHLYMLEYSDSVGQGSEEAGYIWFNITEGTQGKEAFLLDILVYDSYQGRGLGTLTMQALEQEARRLGAVRIGLHVFGHNERALHVYRKSGYRVTDIQMSKEI
- a CDS encoding FtsW/RodA/SpoVE family cell cycle protein → MLQKLKKIDGPVIFILVLLMAISIITVYSAGRGPTNLAEHGNDYQKMIGYYILGFVAILGLAIVDFRIFIKKALYVYGGGIFLLILGFFGGTVNNSQGFLKIGGLNLQPAEVFKLVLIIFLAYMLIKKRKSKLYFIQDVLPVALVSFVPFAMVMAQNDLGNALGYIVIVIGMLWIGNVKASHALIGFIVFAVAVGGGIKAYISFHDEIDSFMKGIGRSHWVERLDPWLVPEEATAKASYHTKNAKLAIASGGMMGKGFLQGTSVQSGRVPYTYADSIFVVVAEEFGFVGSSILLLLYFILIHRMILISLECRDRAGPYIIVGIVSMLLYQIFENIGAFLGIMPLTGITLPFISYGGTSLLINMASIGLVMSIKVHGQELEDDLPQPSRVSLTKAKKA
- the prfA gene encoding peptide chain release factor 1 encodes the protein MLDRLQSLADRYDKLSELLCDPDVANDSKKLRDYSKEQSDLQPAYEAYTEYKTVVEELDAAKAMQAEKLDDEMREMVKMEIEELSARKRELDEKIRILLLPKDPNDDKNVIIEIRGAAGGDEAALFAADLYRMYTRYADTQGWRVELMDANMNDLGGFKEVIFMINGRGAYSKMKFESGAHRVQRIPTTESGGRIHTSTSTVSVMPEAEEVDIEILDKDIRVDTFCSSGAGGQSVNTTKSAVRVTHMPTGIVATCQDGKSQNSNKEKALQVLRARISDMMRQEEEAKYAGERKSKVGTGDRSERIRTYNFPQSRVTDHRIGLTMHKLDQVMNGEIEEIVSALTIAEQADLMEQEV
- the prmC gene encoding peptide chain release factor N(5)-glutamine methyltransferase → MGNERDCVYRMPPERNMSVREALVEASSFLGSCGVLEPQHNARLLLEHVLGLEGTRFYAALGDPFPSSVKETWERIIARKAAGEPAQYIIGRQEFYGRPFAVSPSVLIPRPETELLVEAILQHGDRLWPSSAPHALDIGTGSGAIAVTLAAERPRWHVAAGDISAAALEMASQNAAANGAAVEFREGDLLVPFAGTAVDILVSNPPYIPAADIAGLQPEVRDHEPRMALDGGPDGLGPYRAMLEQLGLLQAPPRLIGFELGMGQARDVAGLLEQAGHWKNILIIPDLAGIERHVLGVSE